The Synechocystis sp. PCC 7509 genome includes a window with the following:
- a CDS encoding CHAT domain-containing protein produces MHPYINKFSKSIIATTLLLSFSSFLLINSNNSSAQAQTNINSANWQEFTAKVGGFVVSLPGEPKETTESVGREATSGTLYNFFVESKEGTYGVSYADFPNIPKDFNSQQIDELLKSVRDGVVGKGKLLKERPITLNGYVGKEIEFVDLDKLTYKVRMYWVKKRLYQQIVVSPNPKLILAQDTNRFLNSFKLLASQSPETPTVGGSGDLTTLAQTSREQLNRGEFKAALTTLQQALAIARRNNNKPLVAILLNNIGEAYRGQSNYVQALDYYQQALAIARELKNKSEEGIVITNIGSVYQSQGNYVQALKFAEQGLAIHKETKNRVLAGTTLNNIGLIHYSRGDYAPALVSLQQALAIHKETKNRAEEGTTLNNIGLVYTSQGQYAKALETYQQALVLHEAVGNKSIVGTTLNNIGLIYYSRSQYPQALDSFQQAVKISREFGNRSLEAISLNNIGLAYTATGEYAQALAAYQPAIETARAIGDKSAVAQLLISIGLVYANQSQYAQALSSYQQGLQVAKEIGDKAIEVNIVYSIGDIYLNQSQYAQALESYKQALVLAKALGNPAIEGQIYGGMGLVYTYRGEYTQALESFNQGLAIYKKVGSPAGESRTLNNIGLVYQGQSRYAEAIAVYEQSLKIVKAIGDKAGESVSLGNIGLLYESIGQYDKSLQSLQSALKISQVLGNRSSEGTILTNIGNVYLRYEDYDRALQTYEQALAILEKVGNRAGVGTLLNNIGEVNRRQGDYAKAIASYEKGLIITKVVGNRAIEGTTLNNIGEVSRLQGNYDQALKSYQQALTILQQVNNRSGEGQTLTNIGYTLFKAGKLEAAQQSLEKAIAIIESLRPGLSDANKVSIFDTQSGIYSILQQILVGRNQPEAALETSERGRARAFLELLAKKVAPQSAESVPLPNIKQIRQIAQQQKATLVEYSLIFDEFKVEGKTQIRESELYIWVVKPTGEVVFRRSDLKPLWQQKNNSLSNLVNNSRQAIPGRSRSSLQQLYQLLIQPIADQLPTNPSARVVFIPQGSLFLVPFPALQQANGKYLIEQHTILTSPSIQLLAVTHGRKRLASNQNRGATVVGNPTMPKVAPELGLAPVQLASLPAAEIEAKAIAPLLKTQAITGANATKAAIVAKLPGSRIVHLATHGLLDDVRGLGSAIALAPSGKDNGLFTAEEILDLKLDADLVVMSACNTGRGQITGDGIIGLSRSWISAGVSSVIVSLWLVPDESTSTLMTNFYQNMQKDPDKAQALRQAMLNTMKQNPNPRDWAAFTLIGEAE; encoded by the coding sequence ATGCACCCTTACATAAATAAATTTAGCAAATCTATTATTGCTACTACCTTACTTTTGTCTTTTTCTTCCTTTTTATTGATAAATAGTAACAACTCTAGCGCCCAAGCTCAGACTAATATTAATTCGGCAAATTGGCAAGAATTTACGGCAAAAGTCGGAGGATTTGTAGTTTCATTGCCCGGTGAACCTAAAGAAACTACAGAGTCTGTGGGTAGGGAAGCAACTTCTGGTACTTTATACAATTTTTTTGTTGAATCGAAAGAGGGTACTTACGGAGTTAGTTATGCGGATTTTCCGAATATTCCCAAGGATTTTAATTCTCAGCAAATAGACGAATTGCTCAAATCTGTACGCGATGGTGTGGTAGGCAAAGGTAAGTTACTAAAAGAGCGCCCTATTACCTTAAATGGCTACGTTGGTAAAGAAATTGAGTTCGTAGACTTGGACAAGTTAACTTACAAAGTGAGAATGTACTGGGTAAAAAAACGTTTATATCAGCAAATAGTTGTATCGCCAAATCCAAAATTAATTCTTGCTCAAGATACTAATAGGTTTTTAAATTCCTTTAAATTACTGGCATCCCAAAGTCCAGAAACTCCTACCGTTGGTGGAAGTGGAGATTTAACAACTTTGGCACAAACGAGTAGAGAACAGCTAAACCGAGGAGAATTTAAAGCAGCTTTAACAACTTTACAACAAGCCTTGGCGATCGCCCGTCGCAATAACAACAAGCCTCTTGTCGCCATTCTATTAAATAATATCGGCGAAGCTTATCGCGGTCAAAGCAATTATGTCCAAGCGCTAGACTACTATCAGCAAGCATTGGCGATCGCTAGAGAACTTAAAAACAAGTCCGAGGAAGGGATTGTAATTACTAATATTGGCTCTGTATATCAAAGTCAAGGTAATTATGTTCAAGCTCTAAAATTTGCAGAGCAAGGTTTGGCTATTCACAAAGAAACTAAAAACCGCGTCCTTGCTGGCACTACATTAAATAACATTGGCTTAATTCACTACAGTCGCGGTGATTATGCTCCCGCGTTGGTATCGTTACAGCAAGCCTTGGCGATTCATAAAGAAACCAAAAACCGCGCCGAAGAAGGCACAACGCTTAATAATATTGGTTTAGTCTACACATCTCAAGGTCAGTATGCCAAAGCTTTAGAGACTTATCAGCAAGCTTTAGTTTTGCATGAGGCGGTAGGAAATAAATCAATTGTTGGCACGACATTAAATAATATTGGCTTAATTTATTACAGTCGCAGCCAATACCCTCAAGCCCTAGACTCGTTTCAACAGGCGGTGAAAATTTCTAGAGAATTTGGCAATCGTTCTTTAGAAGCAATTAGTCTTAATAATATCGGATTAGCTTATACGGCTACCGGAGAGTACGCCCAAGCATTAGCCGCTTACCAACCAGCTATAGAAACCGCTAGGGCTATTGGTGACAAATCTGCTGTTGCTCAACTTTTAATTAGTATAGGCTTAGTTTATGCAAATCAAAGTCAGTACGCCCAAGCATTAAGTTCTTATCAGCAAGGGTTACAAGTTGCTAAAGAAATTGGCGATAAAGCTATAGAAGTAAATATTGTCTACAGTATTGGCGATATTTACCTCAATCAAAGCCAGTATGCTCAAGCATTGGAGTCTTACAAGCAAGCTTTAGTTTTAGCAAAAGCTTTGGGTAATCCTGCTATAGAAGGTCAAATTTATGGCGGAATGGGCTTAGTTTACACTTACCGAGGCGAATATACTCAAGCACTGGAATCTTTTAATCAAGGATTGGCTATCTATAAAAAAGTTGGTAGCCCCGCCGGAGAGAGTAGGACGTTAAATAATATTGGTTTGGTTTATCAAGGTCAAAGTCGCTACGCCGAGGCGATAGCAGTCTACGAGCAGTCGCTAAAGATAGTTAAAGCGATCGGCGATAAAGCTGGAGAATCAGTAAGTTTAGGCAATATTGGCTTACTTTATGAAAGCATTGGTCAGTACGATAAATCGCTGCAATCTCTGCAATCGGCTTTGAAAATTAGTCAAGTTCTAGGCAATCGCTCTAGCGAAGGAACTATACTAACCAATATTGGTAATGTTTATCTGCGCTACGAGGATTATGATCGCGCACTTCAAACTTACGAACAAGCTTTAGCAATTTTAGAAAAGGTAGGAAATCGCGCCGGGGTGGGAACGCTTTTGAATAATATTGGTGAAGTTAACCGCCGTCAAGGAGATTATGCAAAAGCGATCGCATCTTACGAAAAAGGTTTAATAATTACAAAAGTTGTAGGCAATCGCGCCATTGAAGGCACAACTCTAAATAATATTGGCGAAGTTAGCCGCTTGCAAGGTAATTATGACCAAGCGCTGAAATCTTACCAGCAAGCCTTGACAATTTTGCAACAAGTTAATAATCGCTCCGGGGAAGGACAAACTTTAACTAATATTGGCTATACCTTATTTAAGGCTGGTAAGCTAGAAGCGGCACAGCAATCGTTAGAAAAAGCGATCGCTATAATTGAATCATTACGCCCTGGTTTGAGCGATGCCAACAAAGTATCTATCTTTGATACCCAATCGGGCATATATAGTATTTTGCAACAAATTTTAGTGGGTCGCAATCAGCCTGAAGCGGCGCTAGAAACTTCTGAAAGAGGTAGGGCGCGGGCATTTTTGGAACTACTCGCCAAAAAAGTAGCCCCACAATCGGCAGAGTCTGTACCTTTACCAAATATTAAGCAAATTCGCCAAATTGCCCAGCAGCAAAAAGCAACCCTTGTAGAATATTCCCTAATATTTGATGAGTTTAAGGTAGAAGGAAAAACTCAAATTAGAGAATCGGAGCTATATATTTGGGTAGTTAAACCTACAGGGGAAGTCGTGTTCCGACGCAGCGACTTGAAACCTTTATGGCAACAAAAAAATAATTCTCTCAGCAATTTAGTCAATAATAGCCGTCAAGCAATTCCCGGTAGGAGTCGCAGTAGTTTACAGCAACTATATCAGCTACTAATTCAACCCATCGCTGACCAATTGCCTACTAACCCATCAGCGCGGGTAGTTTTTATTCCTCAAGGCTCTTTATTTTTAGTACCTTTCCCAGCATTGCAACAAGCAAACGGCAAGTATTTAATTGAGCAACATACTATTTTGACATCGCCCTCAATTCAATTACTAGCAGTGACTCACGGGCGGAAAAGACTAGCGTCAAACCAAAATAGAGGCGCAACAGTAGTTGGTAATCCAACTATGCCCAAAGTCGCCCCCGAACTTGGTTTAGCCCCCGTACAATTAGCTAGTTTACCCGCCGCCGAAATTGAAGCAAAGGCGATCGCACCACTATTAAAAACTCAAGCAATTACTGGCGCAAATGCCACTAAAGCGGCGATTGTGGCTAAGTTGCCGGGTTCGCGGATTGTACATTTAGCAACGCATGGGTTATTAGATGATGTGCGGGGACTAGGAAGTGCGATCGCTCTAGCCCCTTCAGGCAAAGATAACGGTTTATTTACCGCCGAAGAAATCCTCGACTTGAAACTGGATGCCGATTTAGTCGTCATGAGTGCTTGTAATACTGGGCGGGGGCAAATTACCGGAGATGGAATTATTGGCTTATCCCGTTCTTGGATCAGTGCCGGGGTATCGAGTGTAATTGTGTCCTTGTGGCTAGTGCCAGATGAGTCTACATCTACCTTGATGACAAATTTTTATCAAAATATGCAAAAAGATCCCGATAAGGCTCAAGCGCTGCGTCAGGCGATGCTAAACACTATGAAGCAAAACCCCAACCCTAGAGATTGGGCAGCATTTACATTAATTGGGGAAGCAGAATAA
- the coaD gene encoding pantetheine-phosphate adenylyltransferase: MKAIYPGSFDPITLGHLDIIERGCRVFEQVIVAVLRNPHKTPLFSVQERLGQIRQSTQHLPNVEVDSFEGLTVNYAQMRQAQVLLRGLRALSDFEVELQMSHTNNTLSREIETVFLATSNEYSFLSSSQVKEIARFGGCVDHLVPQHVAIELYRCHEKNHLK; this comes from the coding sequence GTGAAAGCAATTTATCCTGGAAGTTTCGACCCCATTACCCTAGGACACCTAGATATTATTGAGCGTGGCTGTCGAGTATTTGAGCAGGTAATTGTCGCCGTGCTGAGAAATCCCCACAAAACGCCTTTATTTAGCGTCCAAGAACGTTTAGGGCAAATTCGCCAATCTACCCAACATTTGCCTAATGTAGAGGTAGACAGCTTTGAAGGTTTGACTGTAAACTATGCCCAAATGCGGCAAGCACAAGTTTTGCTACGGGGTTTACGAGCGCTTTCAGATTTTGAAGTTGAGTTACAAATGTCTCACACCAACAACACCCTTTCTAGGGAAATAGAAACAGTGTTTCTGGCAACTTCCAATGAGTATAGTTTTTTAAGTAGCAGTCAAGTCAAAGAAATTGCCAGGTTTGGTGGCTGTGTCGATCATCTTGTCCCCCAGCACGTCGCAATAGAACTCTACCGATGTCACGAAAAGAATCACCTAAAATAG
- the cysS gene encoding cysteine--tRNA ligase, producing the protein MTLKIYNTLTRRQEEFKAIASNTVKMYYCGVTVYDYCHLGHARACIVWDVVRRYLQFLGYKVRYVQNFTDIDDKILNRARKENSSMEEVAERYIQAYFEDMARLNIKEADEYPRATHTIDGIKRLIHELEQKDYAYASGGDVYYKVRSFAEYGKLSGRKLEDSQAGASGRLEDAEASKKQYPFDFALWKAANPGEPAWESPWGAGRPGWHIECSAMVRDRLGDTIDIHAGGADLIFPHHENEIAQSEAVTGKPLANYWLHNGMVTVDDEKMSKSLGNFITIRELLDRPTDPMAVRLFVLMAHYRKPIDFSDRALESANNGWETLKEGLLFGTRYGKQLGWSSNGVAVSEAVDRFQAAVNEDFNFSSGLSVLFEIAKDLQREGNILVHQGNTVTPPKQLQAMWNTLVKLAEVLGLEAQEDVVVKGLSDKEIEELLVQRDFARKSKDFAKSDQIRNQLLEQGITVIDSADGSKWHR; encoded by the coding sequence ATGACTTTAAAAATATATAACACCCTAACTCGCCGCCAAGAAGAATTTAAGGCGATCGCATCCAACACCGTTAAAATGTACTATTGCGGCGTAACAGTATACGATTACTGCCATCTGGGTCATGCGCGAGCTTGTATTGTTTGGGATGTAGTGCGCCGCTATCTGCAATTTTTGGGCTATAAAGTGCGGTACGTGCAAAATTTTACCGATATTGATGACAAAATTCTTAACCGCGCAAGAAAAGAAAATTCCTCAATGGAGGAGGTCGCAGAGCGCTATATACAAGCATACTTTGAAGATATGGCGCGGTTAAATATCAAGGAAGCCGATGAGTATCCCCGCGCAACTCACACTATAGACGGGATAAAAAGATTAATTCACGAACTAGAACAAAAAGATTATGCTTACGCTTCTGGGGGAGATGTTTATTACAAAGTTCGCTCGTTTGCGGAGTATGGGAAGCTTTCAGGACGAAAGTTAGAGGATTCGCAAGCGGGAGCTAGTGGGCGATTAGAAGACGCAGAAGCCAGTAAAAAACAATATCCCTTTGATTTTGCCCTGTGGAAGGCTGCAAACCCCGGAGAACCTGCTTGGGAGTCGCCCTGGGGTGCAGGAAGACCGGGTTGGCATATAGAATGTTCGGCAATGGTGCGCGATCGCCTAGGTGACACTATAGACATTCACGCTGGGGGCGCAGACTTGATTTTTCCCCACCACGAAAACGAAATTGCTCAATCGGAAGCTGTTACAGGTAAGCCTTTAGCAAATTACTGGCTGCATAACGGCATGGTGACGGTAGATGATGAAAAAATGTCTAAATCTTTGGGCAATTTTATTACTATCCGAGAATTATTAGATCGTCCCACAGATCCAATGGCGGTGAGATTATTTGTTTTGATGGCACATTACCGCAAACCGATTGACTTTAGCGATCGCGCTTTAGAATCTGCTAACAATGGCTGGGAAACTCTTAAAGAGGGGCTGCTATTTGGCACAAGGTACGGCAAACAATTAGGCTGGTCAAGTAATGGCGTGGCGGTTTCGGAGGCTGTAGATCGCTTTCAAGCGGCGGTAAATGAAGATTTTAACTTCTCTAGCGGGTTATCAGTGCTGTTTGAAATTGCCAAAGATTTGCAGAGAGAAGGCAATATTTTAGTTCATCAGGGAAATACGGTTACACCGCCGAAGCAACTACAAGCAATGTGGAATACCTTAGTTAAATTGGCGGAGGTTTTGGGATTAGAAGCTCAGGAGGATGTAGTAGTTAAAGGTTTGAGTGACAAGGAGATTGAGGAGTTGTTGGTACAAAGAGACTTCGCGCGTAAGTCTAAAGATTTTGCCAAGTCTGACCAAATTCGCAACCAATTATTAGAACAAGGAATTACTGTTATTGATAGTGCTGATGGCTCAAAATGGCATCGATAA
- a CDS encoding CobW family GTP-binding protein — MQSAVSSDQSQVMDIQKRGLPVTIITGFLGSGKTTLLNHILTNQEGVKTAVLVNEFGEIGIDNELIVTTGEDMVELNNGCICCTINNDLVEAVYKVLERQEQIDYLVVETTGLADPLPVALTFLGTELRDLTRLDSIVTVVDAANYSLDLFNSEAALSQIQYGDIILLNKTDLVDEADLDLLEVKIRDIKQGARILRTTRSQVSIPLILSVGLFESDKYFEEESKAEHNHDHHHHDHNCDDPSHDHSHHLENDGFTSISFLSDKPLSIRKFQYFLDNQLPENVFRAKGIMWFEESSKRHIFHLCGKRFSIDDEEWTGEPKNQLVLIGQNLDHDALLAQLQNCVAVPSATRGKGFGK, encoded by the coding sequence ATGCAATCAGCAGTTAGTTCCGACCAATCTCAAGTAATGGATATCCAAAAACGCGGTTTGCCAGTGACAATTATTACTGGTTTTCTCGGTAGTGGCAAAACAACTTTACTCAATCATATTCTGACTAACCAAGAAGGTGTAAAAACCGCAGTTTTGGTAAATGAATTTGGTGAAATTGGCATCGACAACGAGCTAATTGTCACCACTGGCGAAGATATGGTAGAGCTAAATAATGGTTGTATTTGCTGTACCATCAATAACGATTTAGTTGAAGCGGTTTACAAAGTTTTAGAGCGCCAAGAACAAATAGATTACTTAGTAGTAGAAACAACAGGACTTGCCGATCCTTTACCTGTAGCATTGACATTTTTAGGTACAGAGTTACGCGATTTAACTCGCTTAGATTCAATCGTTACAGTAGTAGATGCAGCTAACTATAGTCTGGATTTATTTAACTCTGAAGCGGCTTTAAGTCAGATTCAGTACGGCGATATTATTTTGCTAAATAAAACTGATTTGGTAGATGAAGCCGATCTAGATTTATTAGAAGTAAAGATTCGGGACATTAAACAAGGTGCAAGGATTCTCCGCACTACCCGCAGCCAAGTATCGATTCCATTAATTTTAAGTGTGGGTTTGTTTGAATCGGATAAGTATTTTGAGGAAGAATCAAAAGCCGAACACAATCACGATCATCATCACCACGATCATAATTGCGACGATCCCAGCCATGACCATTCTCATCACTTAGAAAATGATGGTTTTACGTCAATATCTTTTTTAAGCGATAAGCCGCTTTCAATTCGTAAGTTTCAATACTTTCTTGATAACCAATTACCAGAAAATGTCTTCAGAGCCAAAGGAATTATGTGGTTTGAGGAAAGTTCTAAACGGCATATATTTCACCTCTGCGGTAAGCGGTTTAGTATTGATGACGAAGAATGGACAGGAGAACCTAAAAATCAATTAGTTCTAATTGGGCAAAATCTAGACCACGATGCTTTATTAGCGCAATTACAAAACTGTGTTGCTGTACCTTCAGCAACTCGCGGTAAAGGTTTCGGTAAGTAA
- a CDS encoding iron-containing redox enzyme family protein, which translates to MQSNIVTSIADTINYDEAEQQFIHLLDLEDLDSKLETQPELASIVDNAIAQAIENAFSGASGDDRAHLFLQRILYRINRLQLFWYDDLRHYTNERSPYLNKVRDKIETPWQNWELSQLDVEAIKKVDVKLALIARSDGDLNPPISEDSRYLREEMTEAGYRHVLAIGSFDGLVEGSRLSRIMGGAANEVHATLMRVLIEEYGNGRLSRKHSTYFAQMLEEFGMNTQPEYYFDLVPWEVLACANHNFLMTERKIYFLRYNGGLTYFEVAGPAAYRNYLAAAQRLELSQAAMGYWELHIREDERHGQWMLTDVSLPLAERYPDRAWELVLGYDQEKIMGDRAGVAIVRLAKQA; encoded by the coding sequence ATGCAGAGCAACATCGTTACTTCCATTGCTGATACCATCAATTACGATGAAGCCGAGCAGCAATTTATCCACCTGCTCGACTTAGAAGACTTAGACAGCAAGCTAGAAACCCAACCAGAACTTGCAAGTATTGTCGATAATGCGATCGCCCAAGCTATAGAAAATGCCTTTAGCGGCGCTTCTGGAGACGATCGCGCCCACTTATTTTTGCAACGCATCCTCTACCGCATTAATCGCTTACAACTGTTTTGGTACGACGATTTGCGGCATTATACCAACGAGCGATCGCCCTACTTAAATAAAGTTCGCGACAAAATCGAAACACCTTGGCAAAACTGGGAGTTATCCCAGCTAGATGTAGAAGCAATTAAAAAAGTAGATGTAAAGCTGGCTTTAATTGCAAGAAGCGATGGCGATCTTAATCCGCCCATATCTGAAGATAGCCGTTATTTGCGCGAAGAAATGACCGAAGCTGGTTATCGTCACGTGTTAGCGATTGGATCTTTTGATGGCTTAGTAGAAGGAAGCCGTCTTTCTCGCATTATGGGCGGTGCGGCTAATGAAGTTCACGCTACTTTAATGCGCGTCCTAATTGAAGAATATGGCAACGGTCGTTTGTCTCGCAAGCATTCAACCTATTTTGCTCAGATGCTAGAAGAATTTGGCATGAATACCCAGCCTGAATATTACTTCGATTTAGTCCCCTGGGAAGTTTTGGCTTGCGCTAACCATAACTTTTTGATGACGGAGCGGAAAATATATTTTCTGCGCTACAACGGCGGTTTAACGTACTTTGAAGTTGCTGGGCCCGCCGCTTATCGCAACTATTTAGCCGCCGCACAACGTTTAGAATTGTCTCAAGCAGCGATGGGTTATTGGGAATTGCACATTAGAGAAGATGAGCGTCACGGACAATGGATGCTTACTGATGTATCTTTACCTTTAGCCGAGCGTTACCCCGATAGAGCTTGGGAATTGGTATTAGGTTACGACCAAGAAAAAATAATGGGCGATCGCGCAGGAGTTGCGATCGTGCGGTTGGCTAAACAAGCATAA